The genomic stretch TACAGGGATTGATGCAGGATATCATAGTTTCAAAGAATGTGTTTGAGTTTCAGGAGCAAATGGATCGTATCCAGCAGGAAGAGAAGGACGTACTGGATCAGCTTAACATAGTGCAAAACTATATACTCGGGGAGCGGGGAGAAGAGATTGAGGCTGAAGCCCGTCAAACTTTTTTTCAGTGGAAAAAACTAAGGCTTCAAATTTTATCTCTCATTCGTGATGGAAAACGGAAAGAGGGGGTACAGATATTTAAACTGGAGAATGCTGAACTCGTTAATACCATTGAACTCAATATGCGTGATTTAACAGCTTACGCCCGGAAAAAAGCAGATGGCTTCATGAATGAAGCTAATAAAGTTCAAAGAAATATTACTACAAATACAATTATTGTGCTTGGTCTGCTTGTATTGTTCTTTTATTTTGTAAGCTCAACATTAATTAAACATCTTATAGGGCGGATAAGTGACCTCCAATCAATGGTGTCCACCATAACTGAGACCGGAAATTTTAAAGAAATTTCAGTAATAGGTGATAACGAACTGACTAAACTGGCTGTCAGTTTCAATGACCTTATCAGATCACTGTCCCGTCAATTATGGCTTCGAGAGGGGCTGAATAAACTTAATGATGAACTGACTGTTGTTTCGTCGCTTGAGTTATTTGCAGAATCTATTTTAAAATTTCTCGCCACCCGTATGCAAGCTGGTACAGGGGCTTTCTTTCTTTATAATGATAAAGAAAAGAGCAGCTCAATGCTGGCTTCTTATTCCATGGCAGAAAGTAATAAGCTTACCAGAAAATTTGCTGACGGTGACGGGATTGTCGGGCAGGTCGCCAAGGAGCGCAGTCCTAGAATACTGACGGTTGTGACTCCTGATGAAGGGCTGATTGAGTCTGGAACCGTATCTGCCTCTCCCAACATCCTTTTTGCTTATCCATTAATTTTCGCAGACAAACTTCTGGGAGTTGTAGAGCTGACTTCATTTCATGAATTAGGAACTATCGAGCAGGCATTCATGAAGACTGCCAGTCATAATATAGCCACTGCACTCAATGCCATAATTCAGCGTAAAGAGATCGATGCTCTCTATGATGAAACTCGTGTACAGAATATAGAACTTACTAAAGCCGGTGAGATTGCCCGCAAAGCAAAGGAAGAGATCGAATTACGTAACAAAGAACTAAGCATTCGTTCGGAAGAGCTTAAGTTGCAGGCAAATCTTTTGAGTTTGCAGAAAAATGAATTGGAAGTGAAAAAGGTACAGGTCGAGGAATCCGATCGTCTTAAATCAGAATTTCTTTCTAATATGAGTCATGAGCTGCGTACTCCGCTAAACAGTATTCTGGCACTATCTCAACTGATGCAGATCAAGGGAACCGGCAGGGATGAAAAAAAAGAGGCCGAATACCTTAATGTTATTGAGAGGAATGGAAAGCATCTGCTCTCGCTGATTAATGATATCCTGGATCTTTCAAAGATTGAATCCGGACGTATGGAAGTTTACCTTTCCAGTTTTATACCGGCCGAGCTGCTGGAAGAGGTTTCCGCAACTATAAGGCCCATGGCAGAGGATAAATCTTTATCTTTCATAACCAGAGTAGATTGTTATCAGAGCATGCTTTCAGACAGGGATAAGATCAGGCAGATATTGTTGAATCTGTTGTCTAATTCCATAAAATTCACAGATGAAGGAACTATTGAAGTCGAGCTTGGTACTGAGGATGACCATCTGGTACTGCATGTGAAAGATACTGGAATAGGAATAGCCCCGGAAGATCAGGAAGATATTTTTGATGAATTTCGTCAGGTGGACGGATCGACATCCCGCAGACATGAAGGGACAGGACTTGGGCTTGCCATATGTAAAAAACTGGCCATAGCCCTTGAAGGTGATCTGGAAGTTGTTTCTGAACTTGGTCGTGGAAGTTCCTTTATCCTGCGTCTTCCTCTGCGGCTTAGCAATTATAAAGAGAAAAAGAGAACTCCGTTAGAAGTCAGCCATAAAAAAAATGAAAAGTCTATGAATACGGTTCTGGTTGTTGATGACGATCCAAAGTCGCGCGAAATAATCACGGATCATCTTATAAATGCCGGCTACGATGTTATCGAGGCAGATAACGGCAGGCAAGCTTTGGATTTAGCCGCCAGTAATTCTCTAGTGGGTATCACTCTGGATATTTTTATGCCCGGAATGGACGGCTGGGAAACATTGAATCTGCTCAAGAGTAATCCGTCTACAATGGATATTCCGGTTATAGTAGTATCAATAAGTGATGATACTACTACAGGATATGTTCTGGGAGCAACCAGCCACTTAACTAAACCTGTCGACAAACATCAGCTTCTTTTCGAGATAAATAAGCTCAAAAAGCAGGCTCCTATAAAAAAGGTTCTAATTGTTGATGATAATGAGAATGATCGCGCTATAATATCTAATATTCTGGAGGAATCGGGATACTCTACCATAGAAGCGGACAACGGATGGTCAGGAGTAGATAAGGCGGTAAACCTGCTTCCTGACGCCATGACTCTGGATTTACTGATGCCGGAAATGGACGGTTTTCAAGTACTGGAGGAAATAGACCGGCTTCCACAGCTTAATTATCTGCCCGTGATAATAGTTACTGCCAAGGATCTCAGCTCTGAGGAACACAAGAAGCTTTTGGATAGGAGCAGATCTATCGTCCAGAAAGGTGACCTTGATGTCAAAACACTGCTGCAAAAGTTAGAGAACGGGTTGGATAACATCCGGTTGCAAATACCTGAACCGTCCAAACAAAACGAGTGCAAGGCACATGTTCTGGTCATCGAAGATAATGATATTGCAACCATGCAGATAGCGGGGCTTCTACAGGAACTTGGATTACGCATGAGTCATGCCGCAAGTGCTGAAAAGGCAGAGCAATTAGTAGAGCTGACAAAACCTGATCTTATCCTGATTGATTTAATGATCTCAAGTTTCAGTGTTTTTGATTTATTTGAAACTATCAGTTCCAAATCTGAAACTGCAAATACTCCTGTTATAGTTCTCACCGGCAGAGATTTAACCGATAAAGATCTTGATATTCTTAAAAAACAGAACGTCAGGCAGTTTAACCGTAAAGAACCTCTGGACAGGGAATTATTTAAAGAACTTATCCTTACATCAGTTCAGGGTATCATGCAGCCTGATTGCGTGAATTTGCCGGAACATGATTTCTGGGAAGTGGAATTGCCGGACGCTGGATCTAATGACCCGTTCGGGAAAGGAAATACCATTGTTGTGGTGGAGGATAATAAGGACAATATAGTTACCCTGAAGGCTATTCTGGATGATTTTCAAGGAGAGCTTCATGTTGCATACGACGGTGAAAGCGGCTTGAAAAAAATTCGCGAAATCATGCCTGATATTGTGCTCATGGATATTCAGTTGCCGGGCATTAACGGATTGGAAGCTACTGCTGCCATCAAGAGCTCTGATGATCTGAAACACATACCTGTTATCGCTGTTACAGCCAGAGCAATGAAAGGTGATAAAGAAAAGATTATGTCCGCAGGGTGTGACGGACTGCTGACCAAACCTTATGATGTGGAAATCTTGCGTGCAATGCTTTTTAAATGGTTAATGCAAAAGTCTTGAGGTGATGT from Maridesulfovibrio zosterae DSM 11974 encodes the following:
- a CDS encoding response regulator, which gives rise to MKFLDRRTIKSKLIASFIAIAIALVFFGIFILIEMDTLGNLTTTLYEHPLRVSNAAQSAHKGVIRIQGLMQDIIVSKNVFEFQEQMDRIQQEEKDVLDQLNIVQNYILGERGEEIEAEARQTFFQWKKLRLQILSLIRDGKRKEGVQIFKLENAELVNTIELNMRDLTAYARKKADGFMNEANKVQRNITTNTIIVLGLLVLFFYFVSSTLIKHLIGRISDLQSMVSTITETGNFKEISVIGDNELTKLAVSFNDLIRSLSRQLWLREGLNKLNDELTVVSSLELFAESILKFLATRMQAGTGAFFLYNDKEKSSSMLASYSMAESNKLTRKFADGDGIVGQVAKERSPRILTVVTPDEGLIESGTVSASPNILFAYPLIFADKLLGVVELTSFHELGTIEQAFMKTASHNIATALNAIIQRKEIDALYDETRVQNIELTKAGEIARKAKEEIELRNKELSIRSEELKLQANLLSLQKNELEVKKVQVEESDRLKSEFLSNMSHELRTPLNSILALSQLMQIKGTGRDEKKEAEYLNVIERNGKHLLSLINDILDLSKIESGRMEVYLSSFIPAELLEEVSATIRPMAEDKSLSFITRVDCYQSMLSDRDKIRQILLNLLSNSIKFTDEGTIEVELGTEDDHLVLHVKDTGIGIAPEDQEDIFDEFRQVDGSTSRRHEGTGLGLAICKKLAIALEGDLEVVSELGRGSSFILRLPLRLSNYKEKKRTPLEVSHKKNEKSMNTVLVVDDDPKSREIITDHLINAGYDVIEADNGRQALDLAASNSLVGITLDIFMPGMDGWETLNLLKSNPSTMDIPVIVVSISDDTTTGYVLGATSHLTKPVDKHQLLFEINKLKKQAPIKKVLIVDDNENDRAIISNILEESGYSTIEADNGWSGVDKAVNLLPDAMTLDLLMPEMDGFQVLEEIDRLPQLNYLPVIIVTAKDLSSEEHKKLLDRSRSIVQKGDLDVKTLLQKLENGLDNIRLQIPEPSKQNECKAHVLVIEDNDIATMQIAGLLQELGLRMSHAASAEKAEQLVELTKPDLILIDLMISSFSVFDLFETISSKSETANTPVIVLTGRDLTDKDLDILKKQNVRQFNRKEPLDRELFKELILTSVQGIMQPDCVNLPEHDFWEVELPDAGSNDPFGKGNTIVVVEDNKDNIVTLKAILDDFQGELHVAYDGESGLKKIREIMPDIVLMDIQLPGINGLEATAAIKSSDDLKHIPVIAVTARAMKGDKEKIMSAGCDGLLTKPYDVEILRAMLFKWLMQKS